A genome region from Nitrosopumilus oxyclinae includes the following:
- a CDS encoding FkbM family methyltransferase — protein sequence MKKKIHSIKKAYSSFNQYRERYGFNVAFRVFQHYVFRLIKSGQNNLNESTITINGSKMIMIPNDPGISTELSIFKCHEPINTQIISRILKKGMTCLDIGGNIGYYVLLERKLVGDEGKIIVFEPLPRNYQYLEKNIRLQNVKNISAYNFACGDKEGKATFFINKKSNGCKVIAEGVSPPDPSLGTLTEVPIKILDPFIEELKLEQVDFIRMDSEGYELHILKGLRRTLQKFKPIISIELHRRQLGIDGTREFFELMKDLDYKIESYVSRDLDIPIIGNINYVQKPTLDELMKMNETGEVGSYLMLNLVNNSKESDKQ from the coding sequence ATGAAAAAAAAAATCCATTCAATTAAAAAGGCATATTCATCATTTAATCAATATCGTGAAAGGTATGGATTTAATGTTGCATTCAGAGTTTTTCAACATTATGTTTTTCGTCTAATAAAGAGTGGTCAAAATAATCTAAATGAATCTACAATTACAATCAACGGAAGTAAAATGATCATGATTCCTAATGATCCTGGAATTTCTACAGAATTATCCATATTCAAATGTCATGAACCAATTAACACACAAATCATTTCAAGAATTTTAAAAAAAGGAATGACATGTTTAGACATAGGAGGAAATATCGGATATTATGTATTGTTGGAGAGAAAACTAGTAGGTGATGAAGGAAAAATTATTGTATTTGAGCCTTTACCAAGAAATTATCAATATTTAGAAAAAAATATTCGACTTCAAAATGTCAAAAATATATCTGCATACAATTTTGCTTGTGGTGATAAAGAGGGTAAGGCTACTTTTTTCATCAATAAAAAGTCAAATGGCTGTAAAGTTATTGCCGAGGGTGTATCTCCACCTGATCCTTCACTTGGCACATTAACTGAGGTTCCAATAAAAATCCTAGATCCTTTCATTGAGGAATTAAAATTAGAACAAGTTGATTTTATTAGAATGGATTCTGAAGGATACGAACTTCATATACTCAAAGGTTTAAGAAGAACTCTTCAAAAATTTAAGCCTATTATCTCAATAGAACTCCATCGAAGACAACTAGGAATTGATGGAACTCGTGAATTTTTTGAATTGATGAAAGATTTAGATTATAAAATAGAATCTTATGTTTCACGTGATTTAGATATCCCAATAATTGGTAACATAAACTACGTCCAAAAACCTACTTTAGATGAATTAATGAAAATGAATGAAACTGGAGAAGTTGGAAGCTATCTAATGCTTAATCTTGTAAATAATTCAAAAGAAAGTGATAAACAATGA
- a CDS encoding glycoside hydrolase family 76 protein yields the protein MSSSFEITKNWLLNSGIFTSEPSNPNFGGVHSFYDEKNKKFAFLYPEITGYYASTMRFLYENEKNEKYLNFAKASCDWLIDLYEKFGGIIQGISPEGITKKYVYSFDTAICSKGLLDCYIISKDNKFLEYAQKLNNWILTNTLENDGSIKPVKNLETNQFEIDDKVWYKKSGCLHIKLTIPLLQLYKITNDETSLNAAKKIANSIINFQQSDGSILLHQNNKVVNLHTMLYALEGLIHAYNVTRDENYLNCCKKAVNWCENQIQSDGSIDLWFNSRYHSKSSYPIAQLIRLKILLAKLEQKNLDQITKKLQLFLLTLQAQNTDKSINGGFYEEFGKTIFGWKKNLKVNSWASMFSLQALFWFENFSEINFEKEVELLY from the coding sequence TTGAGTTCTTCATTTGAAATAACAAAAAATTGGTTGCTAAATTCCGGAATTTTCACATCAGAACCATCAAATCCAAATTTTGGTGGAGTTCATTCTTTTTATGATGAAAAAAATAAAAAATTTGCATTTTTGTATCCAGAGATAACTGGATATTATGCAAGTACAATGAGATTTCTATATGAAAATGAAAAAAATGAAAAATATCTTAATTTTGCAAAAGCCTCATGTGATTGGTTAATTGATTTATATGAAAAATTTGGAGGAATAATACAAGGAATTTCACCTGAAGGAATTACTAAAAAATATGTTTATTCTTTTGATACTGCAATTTGTTCAAAAGGACTATTGGATTGCTATATCATTTCAAAAGACAATAAATTTCTTGAATATGCACAAAAATTGAATAATTGGATTTTAACTAATACTCTTGAAAATGATGGTAGCATTAAACCAGTGAAGAATTTAGAAACTAACCAATTTGAAATTGATGATAAAGTTTGGTATAAAAAATCTGGCTGTTTACATATTAAATTAACAATCCCATTATTGCAACTTTATAAAATTACAAATGATGAAACTTCGTTAAATGCAGCAAAAAAAATTGCAAATTCTATAATTAATTTTCAACAATCTGATGGCAGTATTTTACTTCATCAAAATAACAAAGTAGTAAATCTTCATACAATGTTGTATGCACTTGAAGGATTAATCCATGCGTATAATGTCACAAGAGATGAAAACTATCTAAACTGTTGTAAAAAAGCTGTTAATTGGTGTGAAAATCAAATTCAATCTGATGGCAGTATTGATTTGTGGTTTAATTCTCGATATCATTCAAAATCAAGCTATCCTATTGCTCAATTAATCAGATTAAAAATTCTTTTAGCAAAATTGGAACAAAAAAATCTTGATCAAATAACTAAAAAATTACAATTATTTTTACTTACTTTACAGGCACAAAATACAGATAAATCTATCAATGGAGGATTTTATGAAGAATTTGGAAAAACTATTTTTGGATGGAAGAAAAATCTAAAAGTAAATTCATGGGCATCAATGTTTTCTTTACAAGCATTATTTTGGTTTGAAAATTTTTCAGAAATAAATTTTGAAAAGGAAGTTGAATTACTTTATTAG
- a CDS encoding nucleotide sugar dehydrogenase has product MSLEKTLDQINLKSACIEIYGLGYVGFPLTVRLASNDLKIIGIDINPDRINRLENNELMDSEINLESEYLKCRENANIKLQKHPEESSNSKIGIICVPTPIPDKNTNSDIFVISAVNSFLSKAKSGDMLVLESSIEVGTTEKVQKIIESKGFKVGNNFGLCFCPERIDPANKEWGVENIPRVIYCSDDLTFKIAKKIYENVNQGNLLRVSTHKVAEIVKSFENAFRLVNITLVNELAILCDSLGVNVKEVIDAAATKPFGFLAHYPGAGAGGHCIPKDPRFLLESAKKRNSNFETIEHALKINEYMPKYICNSIENKINAMGLKKIVLVCGLAYKANVEDMRDSPSFKIIQEMKKRGFIVYGHDPFFDSNLSKKYLIENHISELNFKNLKNIDDESIKEISCLCVVQHHDESKTRIKEIYDNSVIPFIYDCQSKLQKNPQSKSQLDFLGN; this is encoded by the coding sequence ATGTCATTAGAAAAAACACTAGATCAAATTAATTTAAAATCTGCATGTATTGAAATTTATGGTTTAGGATATGTGGGATTTCCACTCACTGTAAGACTTGCATCTAATGATTTAAAAATAATAGGCATAGATATCAATCCAGATAGAATTAACAGACTAGAAAATAATGAATTAATGGATTCTGAAATTAATTTAGAATCAGAATACCTCAAATGTAGAGAGAATGCCAATATTAAATTACAAAAACATCCTGAAGAATCTTCTAATTCAAAGATCGGTATTATCTGCGTACCAACACCAATACCAGATAAAAATACAAATTCTGATATTTTTGTAATATCTGCCGTTAATTCATTTCTTTCAAAAGCCAAATCAGGAGATATGTTAGTTTTAGAAAGCAGTATTGAAGTAGGAACTACAGAAAAAGTTCAAAAAATAATTGAATCTAAAGGATTTAAAGTTGGAAATAATTTTGGATTATGTTTTTGCCCTGAACGAATTGATCCAGCAAATAAAGAATGGGGAGTTGAAAATATTCCCAGAGTCATTTATTGTTCAGATGATCTAACTTTTAAAATTGCAAAAAAAATCTATGAAAATGTAAATCAAGGTAATTTGTTAAGAGTTTCAACTCATAAAGTTGCAGAAATAGTCAAATCTTTTGAAAATGCATTTCGTTTAGTAAACATCACACTCGTAAATGAACTAGCAATTCTTTGTGATAGTTTAGGGGTAAATGTGAAAGAAGTAATTGATGCCGCTGCAACAAAACCATTTGGATTTTTAGCACATTATCCAGGAGCAGGGGCAGGAGGTCATTGTATTCCTAAAGATCCTAGATTCTTACTTGAATCGGCAAAAAAAAGAAATTCAAATTTTGAAACTATTGAACATGCATTAAAAATTAATGAGTATATGCCAAAATACATTTGCAATTCAATTGAAAATAAAATAAATGCAATGGGGTTAAAAAAAATTGTTCTTGTATGTGGTTTAGCATACAAAGCAAATGTAGAAGATATGAGGGATTCCCCAAGTTTTAAAATAATTCAAGAAATGAAAAAACGTGGATTTATTGTTTATGGACATGATCCATTTTTTGATTCTAATTTGTCTAAAAAATATTTAATTGAAAACCATATATCAGAATTAAATTTTAAAAACTTGAAAAATATAGATGATGAATCAATAAAAGAAATTAGTTGTTTATGCGTAGTTCAACATCATGATGAATCTAAAACAAGAATTAAAGAAATTTATGATAATTCAGTAATTCCTTTTATCTATGATTGTCAAAGTAAATTACAAAAAAATCCTCAATCAAAGTCTCAATTAGACTTTTTAGGAAATTAG
- a CDS encoding glycosyltransferase family 4 protein, whose protein sequence is MKILVLVFHFPPISGGGVVVITDIINKFAELGNEVTVITPDLDWNGEQFNPKINSKIKVIRTETPSRNKIKIAARRCQSNIKKTAMEIGKSNQFDFIFTIFHPFHLVPKAAVEAAKELDIPSIVKVDDAIYEKASGIKSLQRKIEKRINGKTLRSGTRILVSNNDTKKIIINEYNVKPEKISIIPNGVDLSLFDITSEKDPKKIVFAGAMYYHRGLDILLEAIPFVIKKIPDAKFVLLGSGTEMEKLKKIVIENKLENSVEFKGWIKREQIPENISDASIGIGPLRLTDVTSRALPIKVLEYMAVSLPIIAQKGTLPDDVLENKKNGYFIENANDLAEKIILLLNQPKKVENMGIQSSKMVQKFSWNNVVKSIIEETKKF, encoded by the coding sequence GTGAAAATTCTAGTCTTAGTATTTCATTTTCCACCAATTAGTGGAGGAGGTGTTGTGGTAATTACAGATATAATTAATAAATTTGCTGAATTGGGAAATGAAGTAACAGTAATCACACCTGATCTTGATTGGAATGGTGAACAATTTAATCCTAAAATAAACTCAAAAATTAAAGTCATTCGAACAGAAACTCCCTCACGAAATAAAATCAAAATAGCTGCAAGACGATGCCAATCTAATATTAAAAAAACTGCAATGGAAATAGGTAAATCAAATCAATTTGATTTTATTTTTACAATATTTCATCCATTTCATCTAGTCCCAAAAGCTGCAGTTGAAGCTGCAAAAGAATTAGATATTCCATCTATTGTAAAAGTAGATGATGCTATTTATGAAAAAGCATCTGGGATTAAATCATTACAACGAAAGATTGAAAAAAGGATCAATGGAAAAACTCTTAGATCTGGAACTAGAATTCTTGTTTCAAATAATGATACAAAAAAAATTATTATTAATGAATACAATGTAAAACCAGAAAAAATTTCAATAATTCCAAATGGTGTAGATTTATCTTTATTTGATATTACTAGTGAAAAAGATCCAAAGAAAATCGTTTTTGCAGGAGCAATGTATTATCATAGAGGTTTAGACATATTGCTTGAAGCTATTCCATTTGTTATTAAAAAAATACCAGATGCAAAATTTGTTTTATTAGGTAGTGGTACTGAAATGGAAAAATTGAAAAAAATTGTTATAGAAAATAAATTAGAAAATTCTGTTGAATTTAAGGGTTGGATTAAAAGAGAACAAATCCCTGAAAATATTTCAGATGCTTCAATTGGAATTGGGCCTCTAAGATTAACAGATGTGACATCAAGAGCTCTTCCAATAAAGGTTTTAGAATACATGGCAGTTTCATTGCCCATTATAGCCCAAAAAGGAACACTTCCTGATGATGTTTTAGAGAATAAAAAAAACGGATATTTTATCGAAAATGCAAATGATTTGGCTGAGAAAATTATTTTATTATTAAATCAACCAAAAAAAGTTGAAAACATGGGAATTCAGTCATCAAAAATGGTCCAAAAATTTTCATGGAATAATGTTGTAAAAAGTATCATTGAAGAAACTAAGAAATTTTAA
- the wecB gene encoding non-hydrolyzing UDP-N-acetylglucosamine 2-epimerase gives MKVAIVLGTRPEIIKLAPIIRKIGSKNCSFVFTGQHYDNKMGMSFIHELGLQKPNYSLNITKSNPSLQISEIIAKLSKILLKEKPDTVMIQGDTNTVLAAGICSLKSNIPISHVESGLRSNDWRMPEEHNRIAVDHISELLFAPTQNTKLNLKSEKVHGKIFVTGNTVIDAINIYSKISKKKSKISIPSSDFILLTLHRSENVDNKKILSSIIKGLIDSNENIIFPIHPRTKRRLHEFGLFNKLYQNKNIQILDTVGYFEILELMKNCSFIVTDSGGIQEEATSPMIRKKVLVVRKTTDRPEAVENKMAEIIGLDYKNISNLIKKTMKNPKLHSRKTPYGKGDASEKILKILKRNF, from the coding sequence ATGAAAGTAGCAATAGTTTTAGGAACAAGACCAGAAATCATTAAACTTGCACCAATTATTAGAAAAATTGGCTCCAAAAATTGTTCTTTTGTCTTTACTGGTCAACATTATGATAATAAGATGGGGATGAGTTTTATTCATGAATTAGGCTTGCAAAAACCCAATTATTCATTAAATATCACAAAATCTAATCCGTCACTCCAAATAAGTGAAATAATTGCCAAATTATCAAAAATTCTACTTAAAGAAAAACCTGATACAGTAATGATTCAAGGTGATACTAATACTGTTTTAGCTGCTGGAATTTGTTCTCTTAAATCAAACATCCCAATTAGTCATGTTGAATCTGGATTAAGAAGTAATGATTGGAGAATGCCAGAAGAGCATAATAGAATTGCAGTGGATCATATTTCTGAATTATTATTTGCACCTACTCAAAATACAAAATTAAATTTAAAATCTGAAAAAGTACATGGTAAAATATTTGTAACAGGGAATACTGTTATTGACGCAATCAATATTTATTCTAAAATTTCAAAAAAGAAATCAAAAATATCTATTCCGTCATCTGATTTCATTTTATTAACTCTCCATAGATCAGAAAATGTAGATAATAAAAAAATACTTTCTTCTATAATAAAAGGACTAATTGATTCAAATGAGAATATTATATTTCCAATACATCCAAGAACAAAAAGACGTCTTCATGAATTTGGGTTATTCAACAAATTATATCAAAATAAAAATATTCAAATTCTTGATACTGTAGGATATTTTGAAATCCTTGAACTAATGAAAAACTGTAGTTTTATTGTAACTGATTCAGGTGGAATTCAAGAAGAAGCTACTTCGCCAATGATTAGAAAGAAAGTTTTGGTAGTAAGAAAAACAACTGATCGACCTGAAGCTGTTGAAAATAAAATGGCTGAAATTATTGGGTTAGATTACAAAAATATTTCAAATTTAATTAAAAAAACTATGAAAAATCCTAAACTTCATTCAAGAAAAACACCTTATGGAAAAGGTGATGCAAGTGAAAAAATTCTTAAAATTTTAAAAAGAAATTTTTAA
- a CDS encoding glycosyltransferase, with product MSKRILCIFPNDPLIAYYKKGEIKKRYFNPKNFFDEVHCISLIEKDIDEGKIQKIVGTAKLKIHSVGKINLKNKKENLSGIINLVKEINPNVIRAYSPLIEGWLAANCSQKLKIPLFLSLHTQYDANRKLAKKKDFKKYLKLKYTEKFIEPFVLKSANKITIVYKIIEPYVLKHSTTIPEILHNKVDCDRFFNSESIDTLPQPLILSVGNLTPVKNHKILIKSMQKIDGHLLIIGNGELYDELNNLIKHLDLQNKVSIKKSVLYENIQKYYKSAKIFALAFNSEIESIPMPVIEAMAAGLPIIIPHPKKGNSEGLEDVAIFSKNDNISFGNNFKMILDDKNLQEQLSKKSLQKSKEFDILRIEAREAEIYNELIKHMNSRERNN from the coding sequence ATGAGTAAACGAATTCTTTGTATTTTTCCAAATGATCCCCTAATTGCTTATTATAAAAAAGGAGAAATTAAAAAAAGATATTTTAATCCCAAAAACTTTTTTGATGAAGTTCATTGTATATCATTAATTGAAAAAGATATTGATGAAGGAAAAATCCAGAAAATTGTAGGTACTGCAAAATTAAAAATTCACAGTGTTGGAAAAATTAATTTAAAAAATAAAAAAGAAAATTTAAGTGGCATAATTAATCTTGTTAAAGAGATCAATCCAAACGTCATAAGAGCATATAGTCCATTAATTGAAGGATGGTTAGCAGCAAATTGTTCTCAAAAATTAAAAATTCCATTATTTTTATCTTTACATACACAATATGATGCTAATAGAAAATTAGCAAAAAAGAAAGATTTTAAAAAATATTTAAAATTGAAATATACTGAAAAATTTATTGAGCCATTTGTTTTAAAATCTGCAAATAAAATTACCATTGTATATAAAATAATTGAACCTTATGTTTTGAAGCATTCCACCACAATACCCGAAATTTTACATAATAAAGTGGATTGTGATAGATTTTTTAATTCTGAATCCATAGATACACTTCCTCAACCATTAATTTTATCTGTGGGAAATTTAACTCCTGTAAAAAATCATAAAATCTTAATTAAATCTATGCAGAAAATAGATGGGCATTTACTAATTATTGGAAATGGGGAACTATATGATGAATTAAATAATTTGATAAAACATTTAGATCTTCAAAACAAGGTAAGCATAAAAAAATCAGTTCTATATGAAAATATTCAGAAATACTATAAATCGGCAAAAATATTTGCTTTAGCATTTAATTCAGAAATAGAAAGTATCCCTATGCCAGTAATTGAAGCAATGGCGGCAGGTTTGCCTATTATAATTCCACATCCCAAAAAAGGTAATTCTGAAGGATTAGAAGACGTTGCTATTTTTTCTAAAAATGATAATATATCATTTGGAAATAATTTCAAAATGATACTTGATGACAAAAATCTCCAAGAACAACTTTCAAAAAAATCTCTTCAAAAATCAAAAGAATTCGATATATTAAGAATTGAGGCTAGAGAAGCTGAAATATACAATGAATTAATCAAACATATGAACAGCCGTGAAAGAAATAATTAA
- a CDS encoding sulfotransferase domain-containing protein → MTRHWFTTYLTDNYSQKKHLGLDIGCGKQPYKEIYNCEYVGIDIPLEQMTDVKEKPNCFATGENLPFKDNSFDFVTSFSVIPYVENIDNFLNEMYRVCKDNAFVVISIMNLRALARDPNGHYPNKFSSSQLEKKLSKHGFKSIKFKNLKALFWSTYFDLTSVYSYAIVKCVKNESKSIKNNQTNVWANTSTRQSTRSKLMRNPKLYSFSRQVYRKYCTLTQSLHTLPTFLIIGAAKCGTSSLYDYLMQHPCVGNSLTKQIHFFDRYYDRQISWYKVCFPFVWEKFFIEKIKHKNFASGEATAHYMTHPLAAVRAHKVVPDAKIIVMLRNPIDRAYSHYQMEREHKNEDLTFEDAIEKESERIKGEIEEMLNNKNNSGRNYPHRAYIKSGEYLEQIKPWMKLYPKENFMFINSEEFNKNPSLVYNQVLIFLGLDPFELKNYEKIRKRKYEKMNSDVRKKLIEYYRPYNQNLFKFLGINFNWDE, encoded by the coding sequence ATGACTAGACATTGGTTTACCACTTATCTAACTGATAATTATTCTCAAAAGAAACATTTAGGACTTGATATTGGATGTGGAAAGCAACCGTATAAAGAAATCTACAATTGTGAATATGTTGGAATAGACATTCCTTTAGAACAAATGACTGATGTAAAAGAAAAGCCAAATTGTTTTGCAACTGGAGAAAATTTACCATTCAAAGACAATTCGTTTGATTTTGTTACCAGTTTTTCTGTAATTCCTTATGTTGAAAATATTGATAATTTTTTAAATGAGATGTATAGAGTTTGTAAAGACAATGCTTTTGTAGTTATCAGTATTATGAATCTTAGAGCATTAGCTCGTGATCCTAATGGCCATTATCCAAATAAATTTTCTTCAAGTCAATTAGAAAAAAAATTATCTAAACATGGTTTTAAGTCAATTAAATTTAAAAATCTTAAAGCATTATTTTGGTCTACATATTTTGATCTTACAAGTGTTTATTCATATGCGATTGTTAAATGTGTAAAGAATGAATCTAAATCTATAAAAAACAATCAAACAAATGTATGGGCAAATACATCTACTCGACAATCAACTAGATCAAAATTGATGAGGAATCCAAAATTATATTCATTTTCTAGACAAGTATACAGAAAATATTGCACTTTGACACAATCATTACACACTTTACCTACTTTTCTTATTATTGGAGCGGCTAAATGTGGTACATCATCTCTATATGATTATTTAATGCAACATCCGTGTGTAGGTAATTCATTAACTAAACAAATTCATTTCTTTGATCGTTATTATGATAGACAAATTTCTTGGTACAAGGTGTGTTTTCCATTTGTATGGGAGAAATTTTTTATCGAAAAAATAAAACATAAAAATTTTGCTTCAGGTGAAGCAACTGCTCATTACATGACTCATCCATTAGCTGCTGTTAGAGCTCATAAAGTTGTACCTGACGCCAAAATTATTGTAATGCTTAGAAATCCTATTGATAGAGCATATTCACATTATCAAATGGAGAGAGAACATAAAAATGAAGATTTAACATTTGAAGATGCAATTGAAAAAGAATCTGAACGGATTAAAGGTGAAATTGAAGAAATGTTAAACAATAAAAATAATTCTGGCAGAAACTATCCGCACAGAGCGTATATTAAATCTGGTGAGTATTTGGAACAAATAAAACCTTGGATGAAATTATATCCTAAAGAAAATTTTATGTTCATTAACAGTGAAGAATTCAACAAGAACCCTTCACTTGTTTATAATCAGGTACTGATTTTTTTAGGCTTAGATCCTTTTGAATTAAAAAATTATGAAAAAATACGTAAAAGAAAATATGAAAAAATGAATTCTGATGTTAGAAAAAAATTAATTGAATACTATAGGCCATATAATCAAAACCTTTTCAAATTTTTAGGAATTAATTTTAATTGGGATGAATAA
- a CDS encoding sulfotransferase domain-containing protein: MYSGINNSNREKIRACLGNSKLYSVAKLIHSKYAKLSSNYHSLPDFLIIGAAKSGTSSLYEYLNQHPSILPCVVKEPNYFTAYYNRGLDWYKSCFPFKAKRFFCPEKKFLTGEATARYYWYPFAPERVKQLLPNCKIILLLRNPVERSYSHYKMRYKNKIIDQTFEQEILDEPKRIEGEWDKMLNDENYFSFKFNSNGYLTKGLYINYITKWFELFPKKQILVIKAEDFFSNPEKITNETLEFLGLPSIKLKNYEIMRKGLDDKLTSDIRKKLIDYFKPYNQKLYDFLNVDFGWDK; the protein is encoded by the coding sequence ATGTATTCTGGAATAAATAATAGTAATAGAGAAAAAATTCGTGCATGTTTAGGTAATTCAAAACTCTATTCTGTAGCTAAACTGATACATAGTAAGTATGCAAAACTATCGTCAAATTATCATTCATTACCTGATTTTCTGATTATAGGTGCAGCAAAGTCTGGAACATCTTCTCTTTATGAATATCTAAATCAACATCCATCAATTTTACCATGTGTAGTAAAAGAACCAAATTATTTTACTGCATATTATAATCGTGGATTGGATTGGTATAAATCCTGTTTTCCATTTAAAGCAAAAAGATTTTTTTGTCCAGAAAAAAAATTCCTTACTGGTGAAGCTACAGCTAGATATTATTGGTATCCATTTGCTCCAGAACGAGTCAAACAATTACTTCCTAATTGTAAAATAATCCTTTTACTTCGGAATCCTGTTGAACGTAGTTATTCACATTATAAAATGAGATATAAAAATAAAATAATAGATCAAACTTTTGAACAAGAAATTCTTGATGAACCAAAACGTATTGAAGGTGAATGGGATAAAATGTTAAACGACGAAAATTACTTTAGCTTTAAATTTAATTCTAATGGATATTTGACAAAAGGTCTATACATTAATTACATTACAAAATGGTTTGAATTATTTCCAAAAAAACAAATTTTAGTTATCAAAGCTGAGGATTTTTTTTCAAATCCAGAGAAAATAACTAATGAAACACTAGAATTTCTTGGTTTACCATCCATTAAATTAAAAAATTATGAAATTATGCGTAAAGGTTTAGATGATAAATTGACTTCTGACATTAGGAAAAAACTCATTGATTATTTCAAGCCTTATAATCAAAAACTCTATGATTTCTTGAATGTTGATTTTGGATGGGATAAATAG
- a CDS encoding peptidoglycan bridge formation glycyltransferase FemA/FemB family protein: MISIDIQNFPDSKWNERLLTSKLGTVYQTKNFADAQSLIGGTPNYISFLNETGKIVAQLLIISYSKFQNKGSIGKILGKFSGSKGQTYIWVYGPVVFDFDYSLEIIQSLKNFLISKKWKFQGSNHPLSNEFLSEIGEPFKIQDRSTFLINLLNDKEDIWNKMDKHSVRKNISRSESRGVTIKKMVKSDFLLYLKLFEETGKVTPFTSDEIAENWWEQMKPVGHNGFLAYQDTSLVGAMAITTFNDYVNEFGIVRSSQDYTEKLYSQDLLKWKIIDWSIFENFRYYDLTGVFPNSSDQKEIGIYRYKKKWGGELTKCSLITS; encoded by the coding sequence ATGATATCGATAGATATACAGAATTTTCCAGATTCTAAATGGAATGAACGATTACTAACATCCAAATTAGGAACAGTTTATCAAACAAAAAATTTTGCTGACGCTCAAAGCCTCATTGGTGGAACTCCTAACTATATTTCTTTTTTAAATGAGACTGGAAAAATAGTTGCTCAATTATTGATTATTTCATATTCTAAATTTCAAAATAAAGGATCTATCGGAAAGATTTTAGGAAAGTTTTCTGGTTCTAAAGGTCAAACATACATCTGGGTTTATGGACCAGTTGTTTTTGATTTTGATTACTCTTTAGAGATCATTCAATCTTTGAAAAATTTCTTAATTTCTAAAAAATGGAAATTTCAAGGAAGTAACCACCCATTATCTAATGAATTCCTTTCTGAAATAGGTGAGCCATTTAAAATTCAAGACAGATCTACATTTCTAATTAATCTATTAAATGATAAAGAAGACATTTGGAATAAAATGGACAAGCATTCAGTGCGAAAAAATATCAGTCGTTCTGAATCTAGAGGAGTTACTATTAAAAAAATGGTCAAATCTGATTTTTTATTATATCTTAAACTTTTTGAAGAAACTGGTAAAGTAACTCCATTTACATCAGATGAAATTGCTGAAAATTGGTGGGAACAAATGAAACCAGTTGGGCATAATGGTTTTCTAGCATATCAAGATACATCTCTAGTTGGGGCAATGGCAATTACTACTTTCAATGATTATGTAAATGAATTTGGAATTGTTCGTTCTAGTCAAGATTACACTGAAAAATTATATTCTCAGGATCTCTTAAAATGGAAAATTATTGACTGGTCAATATTTGAAAATTTTAGATATTATGATCTTACAGGAGTTTTTCCAAATTCAAGTGATCAAAAAGAAATAGGCATATATCGATACAAAAAGAAATGGGGTGGGGAATTAACCAAATGCAGTTTAATTACTTCATAA